The proteins below come from a single Metarhizium brunneum chromosome 1, complete sequence genomic window:
- the N7BML gene encoding NADH-ubiquinone oxidoreductase assembly factor, with product MSPKQIGPIAQAWYKWKALRLPWRKRFFIGYDLQGNTYWEFRLAKPSPGTSPSDSRWRRIVHYPRSTHYSQVKVSPLWHQWLRHTRRDPPSLEEQAGDLVRQERMKHLAAEADARWEAKPRVMDDVRPGAAAAAAVPQEQIPRPAETQRAKGEETPGEQEQSPEQDAARQRRVEGKEDPWAKARPQGPGETWQPTAWNPAAAAVAKKR from the exons ATGTCGCCCAAGCAGATAGGCCCCATTGCCCAAGCATGGTATAAATGGAAAGCTCTGCGCCTGCCCTGGCGAAAGCGCTTCTTCATCG GCTACGACCTACAGGGCAACACATACTGGGAATTCCGCCTCGCGAAACCATCGCCCGGCACCTCGCCGTCCGACTCCCGCTGGCGCCGCATCGTGCACTACCCCCGATCCACGCACTACTCGCAGGTCAAGGTGTCGCCCCTCTGGCACCAGTGGCTGCGGCACACGCGGCGCGATCCGCCGTCCCTGGAGGAACAGGCCGGCGACCTCGTGAGGCAGGAGAGGATGAAGCAtctggccgccgaggccgacgccaGGTGGGAGGCCAAGCCGCGCGTCATGGACGACGTCAGACctggcgctgctgctgctgctgctgtgccgCAGGAACAAATACCACGGCCGGCCGAGACCCAGAGGGCCAAGGGAGAAGAAACGCCGGGGGAGCAGGAACAAAGCCCAGAACAAGACGCGGCGCGACAAAGGCGTGTGGAAGGCAAAGAGGATCCTTGGGCGAAAGCGAGGCCGCAAGGCCCAGGTGAAACTTGGCAACCGACGGCCTGGAAtccagccgccgccgccgtcgcgaAGAAGAGATGA
- the SCP1 gene encoding Transgelin: MASVTSLDKDLRKLRLDKYTPEAANEARSWIEEALGEKLPSQDLLEGLKDGVALCKLVNLATPPPGTKFKKSPMPFVQMENISHFLRACQSPPLNLQQHDTFLTVDLYEQKDPAQVLQCLGAFSRAAHDAHPGRFPDPIGSRARAAGVISPQISGYASPTGLRGRGTSITSNSSSAYGSKPVLPRRTAGGDTTPTGRRSPTKSPTMTNPASPGPVSSWSKREHEGSTAPAWNIAQYGYMGGASQGNLGISFGGMRQITSAGPHVPSLADKERKRREEAERQEEEERQRRAQQETEEEEARREEERRWEAETQRLREEERRKAAEEKRRWEEQERQWRLTEEMRRKEEQEAEAKLEEERKRARGRGDTRLQGQFLSQYQAEQAEADRHNNRSQKLEEELERARQREAEYERERQTRSTSRPAGEIVPNKARSRSRHRGTSTAPSTPSAVGPQRSQNRYESWTKDDERDYLQSQWSEHQKGSRESSLEPQRQESVDVEVPPPLTTTPRPLPEPNVTPKPKPKPKPQSTQSPNPISSSSRPLPDPKKYAAPASASSQNRTDRFLATNTPPSQTKPHQTYSRELGATEERDGEDHRRVQSQAQTKAAGWASKSLLEREMEMERQRQQEWEDAQKETAKAVRSEGGVDGIGGGIGGRWDVGQWSGYTGGDSQNRGAQGIGSGRRQIVGPRPLPGSGR; the protein is encoded by the exons atggcgTCGGTCACGTCGCTGGACAAGGACCTGCGCAAGTTGCGCCTTGATAAATACACTCCCGAGGCCGCCAACGAGGCCCGTTCATGGATAGAGGAGGCCCTTGGCGAGAAGTTGCCGTCCCAAGACTTGTTAGAGGGCTTGAAGGATGGCGTTGCCCTCTGCAA GCTCGTCAACCTTGCAACTCCCCCGCCTGGTACCAAGTTCAAGAAGTCTCCCATGCCCTTCGTCCAGATGGAAAACATATCCCACTTCCTGCGCGCCTGCCAGTCGCCGCCGCTCAACCTGCAGCAGCACGACACCTTTCTCACCGTCGACCTGTACGAGCAAAAGGACCCTGCGCAGGTGCTTCAGTGTCTCGGCGCCTTCAGCAGAGCCGCGCACGACGCCCACCCGGGCCGTTTTCCGGACCCGATAGGTTCCAGAGCCAGGGCAGCCGGCGTCATCAGCCCCCAGATCTCCGGATATGCGTCACCGACGGGACTCCGCGGCCGCGGCACCTCCATCACCAGCAACTCGTCCTCGGCTTACGGCTCCAAGCCAGTGCTCCCCCGTCGgaccgccggcggcgacacgACTCCCACGGGCAGGCGCAGCCCGACCAAGAGCCCGACCATGACAAACCCCGCGTCTCCCGGCCCTGTTAGCAGCTGGAGTAAGCGGGAACACGAGGGCTCCACGGCGCCAGCGTGGAATATCGCTCAGTACGGGTACATGGGCGGTGCTAGTCAGGGCAATCTGGGCATTTCGTTTGGCGGCATGCGTCAGATCACGAGTGCCGGCCCTCACGTGCCCAGCCTGGCCGACAAGGAGCGCAAGCGAAGGGAGGAGGCCGAGAgacaggaagaggaggagcgcCAGAGACGGGCGCAGCAGGAAaccgaagaggaggaggcccgACGAGAAGAGGAACGCAGGTGGGAGGCAGAGACGCAGAGGCTTCGCGAAGAGGAGCGCCGCAAGGCTGCAGAGGAGAAGCGCAGATGGGAGGAACAGGAGCGGCAGTGGAGGCTGACAGAGGAGATGCGCCGCAAggaggagcaagaggccGAAGCGAAACTGGAGGAAGAACGGAAACGAGCCCGAGGCCGCGGCGACACCAGACTGCAGGGTCAGTTCCTGAGCCAGTACCAGGCCgagcaggccgaggcagaTCGCCACAACAACCGCAGCCAGAAActcgaggaggagctggaacGGGCGCGCCAACGCGAAGCAGAGTACGAACGGGAGCGCCAAACACGCAGCACCAGCAGGCCTGCCGGCGAAATCGTCCCCAACAAGGCCAGGTCCAGGAGCCGGCACCGCGGCACCTCGACCGCACCGTCCACGCCGTCTGCCGTGGGACCTCAGCGCTCACAAAACCGCTACGAATCATGGACAAAAGACGACGAGCGAGACTACCTGCAAAGCCAATGGTCAGAACACCAGAAGGGCTCTCGAGAATCATCCCTCGAGCCGCAGCGCCAAGAATCCGTCGACGTCGAagtcccccctcccctcacCACAACTCCCCGACCTCTCCCCGAGCCCAACGTCACTCCCAAACCCAAACCCAAACCCAAACCGCAGTCTACTCAGTCCCCCAACcccatcagcagcagcagccggccGCTCCCCGACCCAAAGAAATACGCTGCGCCCGCCTCTGCATCGTCTCAAAACCGAACGGACCGCTTCCTCGCGACCAATACCCCTCCCTCGCAGACGAAACCTCACCAGACGTATTCCCGTGAACTAGGCGCCACCGAGGAACGAGACGGCGAGGACCACCGCCGCGTACAGAGCCAGGCGCAGACCAAGGCAGCCGGATGGGCGTCCAAGTCCCTCCTCGAgcgggagatggagatggagcgccagcgccagcaggaGTGGGAGGACGCGCAGAAGGAgacggccaaggctgtcCGTTCAGAAGGCGGCGTAGACGGCATCGGGGGCGGCATCGGTGGCAGATGGGATGTAGGACAATGGAGTGGCTACACGGGGGGTGATTCCCAGAACAGGGGTGCCCAGGGCATTGGTTCGGGGAGGAGGCAGATTGTTGGGCCGCGGCCACTGCCTGGCTCTGGGAGGTGA
- the mdrA_0 gene encoding Major facilitator superfamily multidrug transporter: MAADSSSSSSATAADRDVEAQQAQRSRKHSHWSVLVDQAGVDDAVLNHKYPGQGTHESPYLVDFLPVDPRNPMTFSSPFKWTVMIVAAISTLAVSFTSSAYSGSVRSINEEFHASTEVTILGVSMFVLGFAIGPLFWAPFSELYGRQKLFFLTYMALTAFNAAAAGAPNMIALIVLRFMAGAWGSSPLTNSGGIIADLFTAKERGIATSIFAIAPFLGPALGPIAGGFLAEAEGWRWVEGLTAIFTGTLWIIQSLVAPETYSPVLLRKRAEELSKRTGKVYISKVDAAMPRKTLFGQIKVNLSRPWVLLFKEPIVFLTSIYMAIIYGTLYLCFAAFPIVFQSPYPQGWGWKPGVGGLSFVGIAIGMIASATGSILDNGRYARTAAKHGGVAPPEARLPPAVAGSVLLPVGLFWFSWTNGTNVHWVVPIIGSSIFAAGLVLVFLSLLNYLIDSYVIYAASVLAASAVLRSLFGCIFPLFTGKMYEHLGVHWASSIPAFLALACMPFPFLFYKYGEKIRLKCKYSAEASHILEKILAKQQPAQEDEGITECEEGGREKGNQDTKTAPTTEVK; encoded by the exons ATGGCGGCAGattcatcatcctcgtcgtcagcAACGGCCGCTGACCGGGATGTAGAAGCGCAGCAGGCACAAAGGTCACGAAAACATTCTCATTGGAGTGTTTTGGTCGACCAAGCTGGTGTTGATGACGCCGTTCTCAACCACAAGTATCCTGGCCAGGGTACACATGAGTCGCCGTATCTCGTTGATTTCTTGCCCGTCGACCCGAGAAATCCAATGACATTCTCTAGCCCCTTCAAGTGGACAGTCATGATCGTTGCAGCGATATCGACTCTGGCGGTTTCGTTTACCAGCTCCGCATACTCGGGCAGCGTTCGCTCCATCAATGAAGAATTTCACGCCTCGACAGAGGTCACCATTCTAGGAGTGTCCATGTTCGTCCTCGGGTTTGCCATTGGGCCTCTGTTCTGGGCTCCGTTTTCTGAGCTTTATGGCCGACAGAAGCTCTTTTTCCTGACGTACATGGCCCTTACAGCTTTCAATGCGGCTGCCGCTGGCGCACCAAACATGATAGCCCTCATTGTGTTGCGCTTCATGGCTGGCGCATGGGGATCTTCGCCGCTGACCAACTCTGGCGGCATCATTGCAGACCTGTTCACAGCCAAAGAACGAGGAATCGCCACCAGTATCTTTGCAATTGCTCCCTTTCTCGGTCCGGCCTTAG GCCCCATTGCTGGCGGATTTctggccgaagccgaagGCTGGAGATGGGTGGAGGGCCTCACAGCTATTTTTACAGGCACACTCTGGATTATCCAGTCACTCGTTGCCCCTGAGACTTACTCCCCAGTATTGTTGCGTAAGCGAGCCGAGGAGTTATCAAAACGGACTGGCAAAGTGTATATATCCAAGGTCGATGCGGCGATGCCTCGCAAAACTCTGTTTGGCCAAATCAAGGTCAACCTCTCTAGACCTTGGGTCCTCTTGTTCAAGGAGCCTATTGTATTCCTCACCAGTATTTACATGGCCATCATTTACGGTACGCTGTACCTTTGCTTCGCCGCCTTCCCGATTGTCTTCCAATCTCCTTATCCCCAAGGCTGGGGTTGGAAACCTGGCGTTGGAGGGCTTTCCTTTGTGGGTATTGCAATTGGCATGATTGCTTCGGCCACCGGCTCGATATTGGACAATGGACGATATGCGCGCACGGCTGCAAAACATGGCGGCGTCGCACCTCCGGAAGCGCGACTTCCCCCAGCTGTAGCCGGGAGTGTCCTTCTCCCGGTTGGTCTTTTCTGGTTTTCATGGACCAACGGTACCAATGTTCACTGGGTTGTACCCATTATCGGGTCATCGATTTTCGCTGCCGGCCTGGTTCTTGTTTTCTTGTCACTTCTCAATTATCTGATTGATTCAT ATGTCATATACGCAGCCTCCGTTCTGGCCGCCAGTGCTGTGCTTCGATCACTGTTTGGGTGTATTTTCCCGCTGTTCACAGGAAAGATGTACGAGCATCTAGGTGTTCACTGGGCTAGTTCGATCCCGGCATTTTTGGCTCTCGCCTGCATGCCGTTCCCCTTCTTGTTTTACAAGTATGGCGAGAAGATTCGCCTCAAGTGCAAGTACTCTGCAGAGGCATCTCATATTCTTGAGAAAATActggccaagcagcaacCGGCGCAGGAAGACGAAGGGATAACCGAGTGCGAAGAGGGAGGCAGAGAAAAGGGGAACCAAGATACCAAAACAGCGCCGACGACTGAAGTGAAGTAG